The genomic stretch attataattaaattatgttgATCTTGACTATAATTAAATCAAGTACCTTTTTGTCAACGCATCGGAAATGCACTGATAAACAATATTTGTTGTTCTCTACCATAGCTCCGGGGACAGATTAGAGACCAATGTGAATGGAGTCGGGGTGCGGAAGACAAAATCAATCCCGCCAAACCAGTTGCCATTTTGCTTAGTGGGACCGAGTGAGTGAGAAATCTGCACCACACCACAGTGAAGACAATTAACTATTCTATCTATGTTCATGAGTGAGGATTTTGATAAGGAGGAAGTTACTAAGAACCATTCTTCCCGTAGCTTTCTAGTGATTTTTTGAGGCCAAGGAATTCAGAGAAGATGGATTCAAACTCTAAATTTTCAGGTGAAGTTAATTTCATATCCATACCATGAAGTTTTGGTTTTGCCCCCCTTTTATTCATAATTTTTCAATTGAATAACCTAATTTCAGTATCAAAATCTTATGATTTACACATAACATTAGTTTATTAGAGTAAATGATAGAGTAGGAATTATGACTAATTAGAAGTAGAATTTATATTTTTAGAATGTTTTTAGCatcggaaatattattaaggtgaGCTTTAATTAGTTATTGGATGTTAAATATGCTTAGATCTCAATCCCAAAAGCTAGCTCAAGAGGTAGGGTTACCCAACAGTCCGGGAACCTTAACAATGTGGGCAGGGCCGACCCAATCAAAGCAGAGACCCGTTCTAATTTCAAAAATGAAcccaaatttaaatataaatacaattatattaattttaaaagacacgtaaaaaataaaattatgtattaatcaataatatatttaattataattatttaaaattttgatctatctcaatttttgtatgtattaagattttatcataatatttttttgatttattgaatttttattataatattttatttattttaattaatatttataaaaaaaattgaatctttCAAAATTTTGGGGGCTCCCAAAATTTGGGACCCTGTGCTGTAGCACTTCCTGCACATGCACAGGGCCGGCCCTGAATGTGGGACCTTCAACACTCACCCTCACGCCTAGCGTGTAGGCTTGGGTCAAATGTCCACATTGCATTCCTTAAcccggctctgataccatgttaaatatgtttggatcTCAACCCTAAAAGATAGCTCAAGAGGTGAGGTTGCtctcacatatttatacacccaaACAGCCGGGAGTGGGAACCTTAGCAATGTGAAACTTCAAACAAACTGTAACAAACATAAATACCAACTTCAATACTATATATGTACTCCAGAGATGACAAAAGTatgaaaatgaatgaaataaaatttattttgatagttaattttatttgtctTCTCTTGTATTTTAGTGTTTTCCCTTTCTATTCTATAAGCTCTACAATAATCATAATCCTGACTCTAGTAAACCATTATAAAAAtgtaataaatagtaaataacaaACGTTCTACAAATGTTCAAAGACCAAATAGGAAAGAGTGATAATTTAACAATAAATTGAAGGTTCATTAATTGATTTGGTGACATGAAATGCATTTTCATTTTATAAACAACAGACACATTGCTCTCATGGTGGTTTTTGCTCTTGCAACTCTTCCAGACAATATTGGGACGTTTTTGGTTTTTCAATTTGGGCCAGGGAGGTTCTGCTTCTTCTAGTCCTTCTATTGATTCCAATAGTGTCCATAGCTATAGATATGATGTATTTATCAGTTTCAGAGGAGCTGACACCCGCAACAGTTTTGTTGATCATCTTTATGCTCATCTAACAAGAAAGGGTATTTTCGCCTTCAAGGATGATAAAAGGCTAGAGAAAGGAGAATCCCTTTCGCCGCAACTTGTTCAAGCAATTCAAAATTCACGGATCTCTATTGTTGTCTTCTCTGAAACATATGCCGAGTCCAAGTGGTGTTTGGAAGAGATGGCTACTATTGCTGAGTGCTGTAAAAAACTCAATCAAAAAGTATTTCCTGTTTTTTATGATGTCGATCCATCTCATGTACGATATCAGAATGGGGTGTATCAGAACTACTTTGATTTatacaagaagaaattcaaatgtGATCGGAATAAGGTTGTGAGATGGACCAATGCTATGAACTTT from Vicia villosa cultivar HV-30 ecotype Madison, WI linkage group LG4, Vvil1.0, whole genome shotgun sequence encodes the following:
- the LOC131596834 gene encoding toll/interleukin-1 receptor-like protein, producing the protein MDSNSKFSDTLLSWWFLLLQLFQTILGRFWFFNLGQGGSASSSPSIDSNSVHSYRYDVFISFRGADTRNSFVDHLYAHLTRKGIFAFKDDKRLEKGESLSPQLVQAIQNSRISIVVFSETYAESKWCLEEMATIAECCKKLNQKVFPVFYDVDPSHVRYQNGVYQNYFDLYKKKFKCDRNKVVRWTNAMNFLANSRGSHHSFHPR